Proteins from a genomic interval of Dama dama isolate Ldn47 chromosome 1, ASM3311817v1, whole genome shotgun sequence:
- the RELT gene encoding tumor necrosis factor receptor superfamily member 19L isoform X1, with protein MKPLARKQMPASHPLLQVGTCLPPPSPALPHLAGSPAHPLSPLSGNRHREDSGRLCSVSTRRGLRMKLSPPPWPLSCLLVLLSWPLATAASTAPRPCPPGKEPNLEPGQVPLCRSCPPGTFSASWGSRPCQPHSRCSPRGRLEAQVGTAIQDALCGDCQPGWFSPSEVPGVPCQPCSRTPLGARSCYERGRRTRRGVEVAAGAGGAGETRQPGNSTRAGSPEETAAQYAVIAIVPIFCLMGLLGILVCNLLKRKGYHCTAQKEVGPGPGGGGSGINPAYRTEDANEDTIGVLVRLITEKKENAAALEELLKEYHSRQLVQTSHRPLPRLPPGPPSMPHVCPHRHHLHTVQGLASLSGPSCSRCSQKKWPEVLLSPEAAAATTPTPRLLPNPARTPKTGAKAGRQGEITILSVGRFRVARIPEQRMSSVGSEVKTITEAGPSGGELPNSPRPGLPSEQRALLGSGGSHAKWPKPPAENKAEENRYVVRLSESNLVI; from the exons ATGAAGCCACTGGCCAGGAAACAAatgcctgcctcccaccccctgctCCAGGTGggaacctgcctcccacctccatctccagcCCTGCCTCACTTGGCCGGCAGCCCAGCACACCCTCTGAGCC CCCTGTCTGGGAACAGACACCGGGAGGACAGCGGCCGCCTCTGTTCTGTCTCCACCCGCCGGGGCCTGAGGATGAAGCTGAGCCCGCCGCCCTGGCCCCTGTCCTGTCTCCTCGTG CTGCTGTCCTGGCCTCTGGCCACTGCCGCATCAACAGCCCCTCGGCCGTGCCCGCCCGGGAAGGAGCCCAACCTG GAACCAGGGCAGGTCCCATTGTGCAGGTCCTGCCCCCCAGGCACCTTCTCAGCCTCCTGGGGCTCTCGCCCATGCCAGCCCCACTCACGCTGCAGCCCTCGAGGGAGGCTCGAGGCCCAGGTGGGCACGGCAATTCAGGACGCACTGTGTGGAGACTGCCAGCCTGG GTGGTTTTCCCCTTCAGAGGTCCCCGGTGTTCCCTGTCAACCATGCTCCCGGACCCCTCTGGGCGCCCGCAGCTGTTACG AACGGGGGCGACGGACCCGACGTGGCGTGGAGGTGGCCGCAGGGGCCGGCGGTGCAGGGGAGACGCGGCAGCCTGGGAACAGCACGCGGGCGGGCAGCCCCGAGGAGACGGCTGCCCAGTACGCAGTGATCGCCATCGTGCCCATCTTCTGTCTAATGGGGCTGCTGGGCATCCTGGTGTGCAACCTGCTCAAGCGGAAGGGCTACCACTGCACGGCCCAGAAGGAGGTCGGGCCTGGCCCCGGAGGCGGAGGCAGCG ggatcaaccctgccTACCGGACCGAGGACGCCAATGAGGACACCATTGGGGTCTTGGTGCGCCTGATCACAGAGAAGAAAG AGAATGCAGCGGCACTGGAGGAGCTACTGAAGGAGTACCACAGCCGACAGCTGGTGCAGACCAGCCACCGGCCTCTGCCCAG GCTGCCGCCGGGCCCACCCAGCATGCCGCACGTCTGCCCGCATCGCCACCACCTCCACACCGTGCAGGGCCTGGCCTCACTCTCGGGCCCCAGCTGCTCGCGTTGTAGCCAGAAGAAGTGGCCCGAGGTGCTGCTGTCCCCTGAGGCCGCAGCTGCCACAACCCCCACTCCCAGACTCCTGCCCAACCCAGCCAGGACCCCCAAGACCGGGGCCAAGGCCGGACGCCAGGGCGAGATCACCATCTTGTCTGTGGGCAG GTTCCGCGTGGCCCGAATTCCCGAGCAGCGCATGAGTTCAGTGGGCTCTGAAGTGAAGACCATCACGGAGGCTGGGCCTTCAGGGGGTGAGCTCCCCAACTCCCCACGACCTGGCCTCCCCAGTGAGCAGCGGGCACTTCTGGGAAGTGGTGGAAGCCACGCTAAGTGGCCAAAGCCCCCAGCAGAGAACAAGGCTGAG GAGAACCGCTATGTGGTCCGGCTAAGTGAGAGCAATCTGGTCATCTGA
- the RELT gene encoding tumor necrosis factor receptor superfamily member 19L isoform X2, protein MEEAGSPPPPGSPQSLCCPGRLPQPSACAAPSPHLRSRPALSGNRHREDSGRLCSVSTRRGLRMKLSPPPWPLSCLLVLLSWPLATAASTAPRPCPPGKEPNLEPGQVPLCRSCPPGTFSASWGSRPCQPHSRCSPRGRLEAQVGTAIQDALCGDCQPGWFSPSEVPGVPCQPCSRTPLGARSCYERGRRTRRGVEVAAGAGGAGETRQPGNSTRAGSPEETAAQYAVIAIVPIFCLMGLLGILVCNLLKRKGYHCTAQKEVGPGPGGGGSGINPAYRTEDANEDTIGVLVRLITEKKENAAALEELLKEYHSRQLVQTSHRPLPRLPPGPPSMPHVCPHRHHLHTVQGLASLSGPSCSRCSQKKWPEVLLSPEAAAATTPTPRLLPNPARTPKTGAKAGRQGEITILSVGRFRVARIPEQRMSSVGSEVKTITEAGPSGGELPNSPRPGLPSEQRALLGSGGSHAKWPKPPAENKAEENRYVVRLSESNLVI, encoded by the exons ATGGAAGAGGCTGGAAGCCCTCCTCCCCCGGGAAGCCCCCAAAGCCTGTGCTGCCCTGGGAGGCTGCCCCAGCCTTCTGCCTGCGCAGCACCATCTCCCCACCTTCGCTCCCGTCCAGCCCTGTCTGGGAACAGACACCGGGAGGACAGCGGCCGCCTCTGTTCTGTCTCCACCCGCCGGGGCCTGAGGATGAAGCTGAGCCCGCCGCCCTGGCCCCTGTCCTGTCTCCTCGTG CTGCTGTCCTGGCCTCTGGCCACTGCCGCATCAACAGCCCCTCGGCCGTGCCCGCCCGGGAAGGAGCCCAACCTG GAACCAGGGCAGGTCCCATTGTGCAGGTCCTGCCCCCCAGGCACCTTCTCAGCCTCCTGGGGCTCTCGCCCATGCCAGCCCCACTCACGCTGCAGCCCTCGAGGGAGGCTCGAGGCCCAGGTGGGCACGGCAATTCAGGACGCACTGTGTGGAGACTGCCAGCCTGG GTGGTTTTCCCCTTCAGAGGTCCCCGGTGTTCCCTGTCAACCATGCTCCCGGACCCCTCTGGGCGCCCGCAGCTGTTACG AACGGGGGCGACGGACCCGACGTGGCGTGGAGGTGGCCGCAGGGGCCGGCGGTGCAGGGGAGACGCGGCAGCCTGGGAACAGCACGCGGGCGGGCAGCCCCGAGGAGACGGCTGCCCAGTACGCAGTGATCGCCATCGTGCCCATCTTCTGTCTAATGGGGCTGCTGGGCATCCTGGTGTGCAACCTGCTCAAGCGGAAGGGCTACCACTGCACGGCCCAGAAGGAGGTCGGGCCTGGCCCCGGAGGCGGAGGCAGCG ggatcaaccctgccTACCGGACCGAGGACGCCAATGAGGACACCATTGGGGTCTTGGTGCGCCTGATCACAGAGAAGAAAG AGAATGCAGCGGCACTGGAGGAGCTACTGAAGGAGTACCACAGCCGACAGCTGGTGCAGACCAGCCACCGGCCTCTGCCCAG GCTGCCGCCGGGCCCACCCAGCATGCCGCACGTCTGCCCGCATCGCCACCACCTCCACACCGTGCAGGGCCTGGCCTCACTCTCGGGCCCCAGCTGCTCGCGTTGTAGCCAGAAGAAGTGGCCCGAGGTGCTGCTGTCCCCTGAGGCCGCAGCTGCCACAACCCCCACTCCCAGACTCCTGCCCAACCCAGCCAGGACCCCCAAGACCGGGGCCAAGGCCGGACGCCAGGGCGAGATCACCATCTTGTCTGTGGGCAG GTTCCGCGTGGCCCGAATTCCCGAGCAGCGCATGAGTTCAGTGGGCTCTGAAGTGAAGACCATCACGGAGGCTGGGCCTTCAGGGGGTGAGCTCCCCAACTCCCCACGACCTGGCCTCCCCAGTGAGCAGCGGGCACTTCTGGGAAGTGGTGGAAGCCACGCTAAGTGGCCAAAGCCCCCAGCAGAGAACAAGGCTGAG GAGAACCGCTATGTGGTCCGGCTAAGTGAGAGCAATCTGGTCATCTGA
- the RELT gene encoding tumor necrosis factor receptor superfamily member 19L isoform X3, whose amino-acid sequence MKLSPPPWPLSCLLVLLSWPLATAASTAPRPCPPGKEPNLEPGQVPLCRSCPPGTFSASWGSRPCQPHSRCSPRGRLEAQVGTAIQDALCGDCQPGWFSPSEVPGVPCQPCSRTPLGARSCYERGRRTRRGVEVAAGAGGAGETRQPGNSTRAGSPEETAAQYAVIAIVPIFCLMGLLGILVCNLLKRKGYHCTAQKEVGPGPGGGGSGINPAYRTEDANEDTIGVLVRLITEKKENAAALEELLKEYHSRQLVQTSHRPLPRLPPGPPSMPHVCPHRHHLHTVQGLASLSGPSCSRCSQKKWPEVLLSPEAAAATTPTPRLLPNPARTPKTGAKAGRQGEITILSVGRFRVARIPEQRMSSVGSEVKTITEAGPSGGELPNSPRPGLPSEQRALLGSGGSHAKWPKPPAENKAEENRYVVRLSESNLVI is encoded by the exons ATGAAGCTGAGCCCGCCGCCCTGGCCCCTGTCCTGTCTCCTCGTG CTGCTGTCCTGGCCTCTGGCCACTGCCGCATCAACAGCCCCTCGGCCGTGCCCGCCCGGGAAGGAGCCCAACCTG GAACCAGGGCAGGTCCCATTGTGCAGGTCCTGCCCCCCAGGCACCTTCTCAGCCTCCTGGGGCTCTCGCCCATGCCAGCCCCACTCACGCTGCAGCCCTCGAGGGAGGCTCGAGGCCCAGGTGGGCACGGCAATTCAGGACGCACTGTGTGGAGACTGCCAGCCTGG GTGGTTTTCCCCTTCAGAGGTCCCCGGTGTTCCCTGTCAACCATGCTCCCGGACCCCTCTGGGCGCCCGCAGCTGTTACG AACGGGGGCGACGGACCCGACGTGGCGTGGAGGTGGCCGCAGGGGCCGGCGGTGCAGGGGAGACGCGGCAGCCTGGGAACAGCACGCGGGCGGGCAGCCCCGAGGAGACGGCTGCCCAGTACGCAGTGATCGCCATCGTGCCCATCTTCTGTCTAATGGGGCTGCTGGGCATCCTGGTGTGCAACCTGCTCAAGCGGAAGGGCTACCACTGCACGGCCCAGAAGGAGGTCGGGCCTGGCCCCGGAGGCGGAGGCAGCG ggatcaaccctgccTACCGGACCGAGGACGCCAATGAGGACACCATTGGGGTCTTGGTGCGCCTGATCACAGAGAAGAAAG AGAATGCAGCGGCACTGGAGGAGCTACTGAAGGAGTACCACAGCCGACAGCTGGTGCAGACCAGCCACCGGCCTCTGCCCAG GCTGCCGCCGGGCCCACCCAGCATGCCGCACGTCTGCCCGCATCGCCACCACCTCCACACCGTGCAGGGCCTGGCCTCACTCTCGGGCCCCAGCTGCTCGCGTTGTAGCCAGAAGAAGTGGCCCGAGGTGCTGCTGTCCCCTGAGGCCGCAGCTGCCACAACCCCCACTCCCAGACTCCTGCCCAACCCAGCCAGGACCCCCAAGACCGGGGCCAAGGCCGGACGCCAGGGCGAGATCACCATCTTGTCTGTGGGCAG GTTCCGCGTGGCCCGAATTCCCGAGCAGCGCATGAGTTCAGTGGGCTCTGAAGTGAAGACCATCACGGAGGCTGGGCCTTCAGGGGGTGAGCTCCCCAACTCCCCACGACCTGGCCTCCCCAGTGAGCAGCGGGCACTTCTGGGAAGTGGTGGAAGCCACGCTAAGTGGCCAAAGCCCCCAGCAGAGAACAAGGCTGAG GAGAACCGCTATGTGGTCCGGCTAAGTGAGAGCAATCTGGTCATCTGA